One segment of Mycolicibacterium sp. YH-1 DNA contains the following:
- a CDS encoding ABC transporter permease, whose protein sequence is MTIFVALTVNFVLFRVLPGDAVTRISRVPNASPNLKLALEAEFGLDKPIFEQYVLYLKQLLHGNLGVSFTNRQPVLDNLIEAFGNTLPMVTTATVIAIVVGVCVGVFSAMHRGSAGDHIGTGLAVVFYAFPTQFLGMMLLIVFAGVLPSVGMTDPFALALSPGEQFADMLRHMILPVLTLVLTLYAENALIVRSAMLETLGEDYILTARAKGLTRRRIIWAYGLRNAALPTITQVALSLGTIVSGSILVEVIFSWPGIGRALYDAVLQRDYPMLQGGFLAITIAVVVLNYFADLLYFRLDPRVSQ, encoded by the coding sequence GTGACCATATTCGTCGCTCTCACCGTCAATTTCGTCCTGTTTCGGGTTCTTCCCGGGGACGCGGTCACGCGGATCTCACGGGTACCGAATGCATCGCCCAACCTGAAACTAGCGCTCGAGGCGGAGTTCGGACTCGACAAACCGATTTTTGAGCAGTACGTGCTCTATCTGAAACAGCTGCTGCACGGGAACTTGGGTGTCTCGTTCACCAACCGTCAGCCGGTGCTGGACAACCTGATTGAGGCGTTCGGCAACACACTGCCGATGGTCACAACGGCCACGGTTATCGCGATCGTCGTCGGGGTGTGCGTCGGAGTCTTCTCGGCGATGCATCGTGGTTCTGCCGGAGACCACATAGGGACCGGCCTGGCCGTGGTGTTCTATGCGTTTCCCACCCAGTTCCTCGGCATGATGCTGTTGATCGTCTTCGCCGGCGTGTTGCCGTCGGTGGGGATGACCGATCCATTCGCCCTGGCGCTGTCGCCGGGGGAGCAGTTCGCCGACATGTTGCGGCACATGATCCTGCCTGTGCTGACTCTCGTGCTCACGCTGTACGCCGAGAACGCCCTGATCGTGCGGTCCGCCATGCTCGAGACTCTCGGCGAGGACTACATCCTGACCGCGCGGGCCAAGGGGCTCACGCGCCGCAGGATCATCTGGGCCTACGGGTTGCGAAACGCCGCACTGCCGACGATCACTCAGGTGGCACTGTCCCTGGGAACCATCGTCAGTGGCTCGATCCTGGTGGAGGTCATCTTCTCCTGGCCGGGAATCGGCCGCGCACTCTATGACGCGGTTCTGCAGCGGGACTACCCGATGCTTCAGGGCGGCTTCCTCGCCATCACCATCGCCGTCGTGGTGCTCAACTACTTCGCTGACCTGCTGTACTTCCGCCTCGACCCGAGGGTTTCACAGTGA
- a CDS encoding ABC transporter permease, with product MLTAIAAPQAIFGLVLVGLFLALSLFSQVLKPYSTSHPTCGVFEPPSAQHWLGCDDGGIDMLSLILQGGRVSMFVGFTAAVIAIVIGAVVGVLSGYFGGWVDTVLMRITDYFMVIPQIVLMIVVAAVWGPKLSHVIVVIGFLMWTSTARVVRAQVKTLRERVYVRRAVSIGASHTRIILTHILPQLGPLLIANTVLAITLAIFNETALAFLGLSDPTAVTWGTIMEHAFERGAISTGAWWAIVPAGVCVAALIVGCYFVGNSIEDGLNPRLRSSHLSMKSWRMRPLVGRGKDAL from the coding sequence ATGCTCACCGCCATCGCCGCACCGCAGGCGATCTTCGGGCTCGTTCTGGTCGGGCTGTTCCTCGCACTGTCGCTGTTCTCACAGGTCTTGAAGCCGTACAGCACGTCACACCCCACCTGCGGCGTATTCGAGCCGCCGTCAGCGCAACACTGGTTGGGCTGCGACGACGGCGGCATCGACATGCTGAGCCTCATCCTGCAGGGCGGCCGGGTGTCGATGTTCGTCGGATTCACCGCGGCCGTCATCGCCATAGTGATCGGTGCGGTAGTCGGGGTTCTGTCGGGCTACTTCGGCGGGTGGGTCGACACCGTGCTCATGAGAATCACCGACTACTTCATGGTGATCCCGCAGATCGTGCTGATGATCGTGGTGGCCGCGGTGTGGGGGCCCAAGTTGAGTCACGTGATCGTCGTCATCGGCTTCCTGATGTGGACCAGTACCGCCCGCGTCGTCCGGGCCCAGGTGAAGACTCTGCGTGAACGCGTCTACGTCCGGCGAGCGGTATCGATCGGCGCCAGCCACACCCGGATCATCCTGACTCACATCCTGCCTCAGCTCGGACCCCTACTGATCGCCAACACCGTGCTCGCGATCACCCTGGCGATCTTCAACGAGACCGCCCTGGCGTTCCTCGGGCTGTCCGATCCCACCGCGGTGACTTGGGGAACCATCATGGAGCACGCATTCGAACGCGGGGCGATCAGCACGGGAGCGTGGTGGGCCATCGTGCCGGCCGGCGTGTGCGTGGCCGCATTGATCGTCGGGTGCTATTTCGTGGGCAACTCGATCGAGGATGGGCTGAATCCCCGATTGCGGTCCTCTCATCTTTCGATGAAGTCATGGCGGATGCGACCTCTGGTCGGCCGCGGGAAGGATGCGCTGTGA
- a CDS encoding ABC transporter ATP-binding protein: protein MKTPAALEIIDLNVWFDPRDQRGGESVHTVRDLTLRVAPGERIGLVGESGCGKTTTILAAMGLLPSSATVGGEVWVGGTNIIERGEESIRSHRWTDIAMVFQGAMSAFNPVKTVGWQIREALEVHGVAHGKQAVARSRELLELVGLPPSSDARYPHQLSGGMKQRAVIAMALACDPKVLLADEPTTALDVVVQDQVLQLLVRLSSELGLALVLVTHDLGVVARACTRAAVMRGGEIVEEDTVEHLYHQPAHPYTRQLFEATPNLADVRPVAHPHGQSSNLLDVTDLSVAYGDRPRSRRRRLIPGAISRGTPAPAGAGAPGEEQSVELGDGHAVANVSLQVAEGELVALVGQSGCGKTTTLQAILGMQPVQSGSIRIDDVEITGLNSRAWRPLRRNVQMIYQDPYEALDGRLRVEDTVMEPLIVHGIGGSRRDRRALVAETLRDVGLDPHLLAGRYPHELSGGQRQRVAIAASLVLRPRLLLADEPVSMLDVSVRTGVLELLDRLRREHRVGILMITHDLSTAAAHADRIIVMRSGRIVEAGEPWQIVNEPAEPYTKKLLDSVPSLDPQHHRAS, encoded by the coding sequence GTGAAAACGCCTGCGGCACTGGAGATCATCGATCTGAATGTGTGGTTCGACCCGCGAGACCAACGAGGTGGGGAGTCGGTTCACACCGTCCGGGATCTCACGTTGAGGGTGGCCCCCGGAGAACGCATCGGCCTGGTGGGCGAATCCGGTTGCGGCAAGACGACGACGATCCTGGCGGCGATGGGTCTGCTGCCATCCTCGGCCACCGTCGGCGGCGAGGTTTGGGTCGGGGGTACCAATATCATCGAGCGCGGCGAGGAGAGCATCCGGTCGCATCGGTGGACCGATATCGCGATGGTGTTCCAGGGTGCGATGAGCGCGTTCAACCCGGTCAAGACCGTCGGCTGGCAGATCCGCGAGGCCCTCGAAGTGCACGGCGTTGCCCACGGTAAACAAGCCGTCGCACGTAGCCGAGAACTGCTCGAACTCGTCGGCCTGCCGCCATCCAGCGACGCGCGATACCCACACCAGCTCTCGGGCGGTATGAAGCAGCGGGCAGTGATCGCCATGGCATTGGCGTGCGACCCGAAGGTGCTGCTCGCCGATGAGCCGACCACGGCGCTCGACGTCGTCGTGCAGGATCAGGTGTTGCAATTGCTGGTTCGGCTGTCGAGCGAGCTGGGCCTGGCGCTCGTACTCGTCACTCACGATCTAGGGGTGGTCGCGAGAGCGTGTACCCGCGCGGCCGTCATGCGCGGCGGTGAGATCGTTGAGGAGGACACCGTCGAGCACTTGTATCACCAGCCGGCTCATCCCTACACGCGGCAATTGTTCGAGGCGACACCGAATCTCGCCGACGTCCGCCCGGTGGCCCACCCCCACGGCCAGTCGTCGAATCTGCTCGACGTGACCGATCTCAGTGTGGCGTACGGTGATCGGCCTCGCTCGCGTCGACGCCGACTGATTCCGGGCGCGATCAGCCGCGGCACGCCGGCACCGGCAGGTGCGGGAGCACCCGGGGAGGAGCAGTCGGTCGAACTCGGCGACGGCCATGCCGTAGCCAACGTCAGCCTTCAGGTCGCCGAAGGTGAGCTGGTGGCGCTGGTCGGCCAGTCTGGTTGCGGGAAGACCACCACCTTGCAGGCGATTCTTGGCATGCAACCCGTGCAGTCGGGGTCCATCCGGATCGACGATGTCGAGATCACCGGTTTGAACTCGCGCGCCTGGCGTCCGTTACGTCGAAACGTCCAGATGATCTATCAGGATCCCTATGAGGCACTCGACGGCAGGTTGCGCGTCGAGGACACCGTGATGGAACCGCTCATCGTGCACGGAATCGGTGGCAGTCGCCGCGATCGCCGCGCACTGGTGGCCGAGACGCTCCGTGACGTCGGTCTGGACCCGCACCTGCTTGCCGGCCGCTACCCGCACGAGTTGTCTGGTGGGCAACGCCAGCGCGTCGCGATCGCCGCCAGCCTGGTGCTTCGGCCGCGTCTTCTACTGGCTGACGAGCCGGTGTCGATGCTCGACGTGTCGGTGCGCACCGGAGTCCTGGAACTGCTCGACCGACTCCGGCGCGAACATCGCGTGGGGATCCTGATGATCACTCACGACCTGTCAACTGCCGCAGCCCATGCAGACCGCATCATCGTCATGCGCTCGGGACGGATCGTCGAGGCCGGTGAGCCCTGGCAGATCGTGAATGAACCTGCTGAGCCCTACACCAAGAAACTGCTGGACAGTGTTCCGAGCCTCGATCCGCAGCATCACCGCGCCTCCTGA
- a CDS encoding GntR family transcriptional regulator, with protein MTEAAEPKRGRSRDGGSRRPLRYQRVYDLVVSLIEDQGLREGDQLPSTAELAEMAEVSVISVRRALDELAHSGKIVRHQGVGIFVAPQRLVSEPSRPGALLETLKGQRDEIELDTELVSMVVGLPNSKHAAALGIDAGEPVWEICRLRRMGRAPKVLEKAVLPLSLVPSLDEGRLAAGESLYGFLSERYGFTDDFVEQVFEVDQPNSLEREHLQLTAKDYVVRIRGVSVDATGKAFDSFQQTYPAREFLFYVSRATGRRLMEPDHSGSWSVRPFGSPASPASSD; from the coding sequence GTGACCGAAGCCGCAGAACCGAAGCGCGGCAGATCGCGTGACGGTGGCTCTCGGCGTCCGCTTCGGTATCAACGCGTCTACGACCTCGTCGTATCGCTCATCGAAGACCAGGGCTTGCGCGAGGGCGATCAGCTGCCCAGTACGGCCGAACTTGCCGAGATGGCCGAAGTCAGCGTGATTTCGGTGCGCCGCGCGCTCGACGAACTCGCACACAGCGGAAAGATCGTGCGCCATCAGGGCGTCGGCATCTTCGTTGCGCCGCAACGGTTGGTCAGCGAACCGTCGCGGCCCGGTGCTCTGTTGGAGACCCTCAAGGGCCAGCGCGATGAGATCGAACTCGACACCGAGTTGGTGAGCATGGTGGTTGGCCTGCCGAACAGCAAGCACGCGGCCGCGCTCGGGATCGATGCAGGCGAACCCGTTTGGGAGATCTGCCGACTTCGACGCATGGGAAGAGCTCCGAAGGTCTTGGAGAAGGCCGTGCTCCCCCTCAGCCTGGTGCCCTCGCTCGATGAGGGCCGGCTGGCCGCTGGGGAGTCCCTGTACGGCTTCCTCTCCGAGCGTTACGGATTCACCGACGACTTCGTGGAGCAGGTCTTCGAAGTCGACCAGCCCAACTCGCTGGAGCGGGAGCATCTGCAGCTGACCGCGAAGGACTACGTGGTCCGCATTCGTGGCGTGAGTGTTGACGCCACGGGTAAGGCGTTCGACAGCTTCCAGCAGACGTACCCGGCGCGGGAATTCCTCTTCTATGTCTCCAGAGCAACCGGTCGCCGTCTCATGGAGCCCGATCACAGCGGTTCGTGGTCGGTTCGTCCATTCGGTTCTCCCGCGTCTCCTGCCAGCTCGGATTGA
- the nagB gene encoding glucosamine-6-phosphate deaminase — protein MKVIIVPDAASAAVAAADMVTDLLNEKPDAVLGLATGSSPLGLYAELAARVAAGLNTSEVSGFALDEYVGLPPSDPRSYAHVIRTQVTEPLGLDPDRVRVPAGVGDDLDAVCRDYEAAIANAGGIDLQILGIGRNGHLGFNEPTSSFASRTRVTSLARKTRQDNARFFATPDDVPLDCVTQGLGTIMDARRALLIATGAAKADAIARAVEGPVSAFCPASILQHHRDAVIVVDDEAAAGLTLADDYRDVHDRERRRAPRRILFSPL, from the coding sequence ATGAAGGTCATCATCGTCCCAGATGCAGCGAGTGCTGCGGTCGCTGCGGCGGATATGGTCACCGATCTGCTCAACGAGAAGCCCGATGCCGTCCTCGGCCTCGCGACCGGGTCGAGTCCGCTGGGCCTCTATGCCGAGCTGGCCGCCCGGGTCGCAGCGGGGTTGAACACGAGCGAGGTATCCGGCTTCGCGCTCGATGAGTACGTCGGATTGCCCCCGAGTGACCCGCGCAGCTATGCGCACGTCATTCGCACGCAGGTCACCGAACCACTCGGGCTCGATCCGGACAGGGTGCGGGTACCGGCGGGGGTCGGCGACGACCTCGATGCGGTGTGCCGCGACTACGAGGCGGCGATTGCCAACGCAGGGGGTATCGACCTGCAGATCTTGGGGATCGGGCGCAACGGCCACCTTGGCTTCAACGAGCCGACCTCATCGTTCGCATCGCGCACCAGGGTCACGTCATTGGCGAGGAAGACGAGGCAGGACAACGCACGCTTCTTCGCCACCCCCGACGACGTCCCGCTCGACTGTGTGACACAGGGATTGGGCACCATCATGGACGCGCGTCGTGCGTTGTTGATTGCGACAGGTGCGGCGAAGGCGGACGCGATAGCGCGCGCCGTGGAGGGCCCGGTCTCCGCATTCTGCCCGGCCTCGATCCTGCAGCATCACCGCGACGCGGTCATCGTCGTTGACGACGAGGCCGCCGCCGGGCTCACGCTCGCCGATGACTACCGCGACGTGCATGACCGTGAACGGCGGCGTGCGCCTCGGCGAATATTATTCTCGCCGCTATGA
- a CDS encoding esterase family protein, protein MKYVRKIRGAWLRRLAVLAVTAAVLPALIGFAGGSATAGAFSRPGLPVEYLDVFSPSMNRNIRVQFQGGGPHAVYLLDGLRAQDDFNGWDINTPAFEWYYESGLSTVMPVGGQSSFYTDWYRPSQGNGQDYTYKWETFLTQELPAFLEANRGVSQNGNAVVGLSMAGGTALTYSIYYPQKFIYAASLSGFLNPSEGWWPMLIGLAMNDAGGYNAESMWGPSSDPAWKRNDPMINVGQLVANNTRVWIYCGTGTPSDLDTGTAGANLMAAQFLEGFTLRTNLTFRDNYIAAGGTNGVFNFPPNGTHSWGYWGQQLQMMKPDIQRVLGAQGAA, encoded by the coding sequence ATGAAGTACGTCAGAAAGATTCGTGGAGCGTGGTTGCGACGGCTGGCGGTGCTCGCAGTCACAGCAGCTGTGCTGCCCGCACTGATTGGCTTCGCGGGGGGTTCGGCAACGGCAGGAGCATTCTCGCGGCCGGGACTCCCCGTGGAGTACCTCGACGTGTTCTCCCCGTCGATGAACCGCAATATCCGGGTGCAGTTCCAGGGTGGCGGCCCACATGCCGTCTACCTGTTGGACGGTCTGCGCGCACAGGACGACTTCAACGGCTGGGACATCAACACCCCGGCGTTCGAGTGGTACTACGAGTCCGGTCTCTCGACGGTGATGCCCGTCGGTGGTCAGTCCAGCTTCTACACCGACTGGTACCGGCCGTCGCAGGGCAACGGCCAGGACTACACCTACAAGTGGGAGACGTTCCTGACCCAGGAGCTCCCCGCGTTCCTTGAGGCCAACCGGGGCGTGTCGCAGAACGGCAACGCCGTCGTCGGTCTCTCGATGGCAGGCGGCACCGCGCTGACCTACTCGATCTACTACCCGCAGAAGTTCATCTACGCCGCTTCGCTTTCGGGCTTCCTCAATCCCTCCGAGGGTTGGTGGCCGATGCTGATCGGTCTGGCGATGAACGATGCCGGCGGCTACAACGCCGAGAGCATGTGGGGCCCGTCGAGTGACCCGGCGTGGAAGCGCAATGACCCGATGATCAACGTCGGGCAGCTGGTCGCCAACAACACTCGCGTCTGGATCTACTGCGGCACCGGTACGCCGTCGGATCTGGATACCGGCACGGCTGGCGCCAACCTCATGGCTGCGCAGTTCCTCGAAGGGTTCACGCTGCGGACCAACCTCACCTTCCGCGATAACTACATCGCTGCGGGTGGCACCAACGGCGTGTTCAACTTCCCGCCCAATGGCACCCACAGCTGGGGCTACTGGGGTCAGCAGCTTCAGATGATGAAGCCCGATATCCAGCGGGTGCTGGGAGCACAGGGCGCCGCATAG
- a CDS encoding alpha-hydroxy acid oxidase, whose translation MKRHIPRPRDLTPLIGFRKPRLDATARRLAAALTIADLRQIAQRRTPRAAFDYTDGAAEDELSLARARQAFSDIEFHPTILRNVAEIDTSREVLGGRVALPFGIAPTGFTRLMHTEGEIAGAHAAGRAGIPFSLSTLGTASIEDVAAANPDGRNWFQLYMWKDRDRSMALVERAAAAGYDTLLVTVDVPVAGARLRDTRNGMSIPPTLTLRTVANAIPHPRWWIDLLTTEPLSFASLDRLPGTVAEYLDSAFDPTMTFEDLAWIKDQWPNRLVVKGIQTLDDARAVVDLGVDGIVLSNHGGRQLDRAPVPFHLLPSVAREVGSSCEVLLDTGVMSGADIVAAIALGARFTLIGRAYLYGLMAGGEAGVDRAIEILSSQVSRTMRLLGVTSLDELEPRHVTQLHRVTRSASPDRP comes from the coding sequence GTGAAACGACATATCCCACGACCCCGTGATCTGACCCCGCTGATCGGGTTCCGCAAGCCACGCCTGGATGCGACGGCCCGAAGGTTGGCGGCGGCGCTCACGATCGCCGACCTTCGGCAGATCGCCCAACGGCGCACGCCGAGGGCGGCGTTCGACTACACCGACGGTGCCGCGGAGGACGAGCTGTCGCTGGCCCGCGCCAGACAGGCGTTCAGCGATATCGAGTTTCATCCGACGATCCTGCGCAACGTCGCCGAAATCGACACCAGTCGTGAGGTATTGGGCGGTCGCGTCGCACTGCCGTTCGGTATCGCACCAACGGGCTTCACGCGGTTGATGCACACCGAGGGGGAGATCGCCGGCGCCCACGCGGCGGGCCGAGCGGGTATCCCCTTCTCGCTGTCCACGCTGGGGACGGCGTCGATCGAGGACGTCGCGGCCGCGAATCCAGATGGCCGCAACTGGTTCCAGCTGTACATGTGGAAGGACAGGGACCGCTCGATGGCGCTTGTCGAGCGCGCCGCGGCCGCGGGGTACGACACGCTGCTCGTCACGGTCGATGTTCCGGTCGCCGGCGCACGGCTGCGCGACACGCGAAACGGTATGTCGATACCGCCCACATTGACGTTGCGCACGGTGGCCAATGCGATACCGCACCCACGGTGGTGGATCGACCTGCTGACCACCGAACCTCTGTCGTTCGCCTCGCTGGACCGGCTACCGGGAACCGTTGCGGAGTACCTGGACAGCGCATTCGATCCCACGATGACGTTCGAGGATCTCGCCTGGATCAAGGATCAGTGGCCGAATCGATTGGTGGTCAAGGGCATTCAGACCCTCGATGACGCCAGGGCGGTGGTCGACCTCGGCGTCGACGGTATCGTGCTGTCCAATCACGGCGGGCGTCAGCTCGACCGCGCACCGGTGCCGTTTCATCTGCTGCCGAGCGTCGCGCGGGAGGTGGGCAGCTCCTGTGAGGTTTTGCTGGACACCGGGGTGATGTCCGGGGCCGATATCGTCGCGGCCATTGCGCTCGGTGCCCGCTTCACGTTGATTGGGCGCGCCTACCTTTACGGTTTGATGGCCGGCGGCGAGGCGGGTGTGGACCGTGCCATCGAGATCTTGTCCTCGCAGGTCAGCAGGACAATGCGACTTCTTGGCGTGACCTCGTTGGACGAGTTGGAACCGCGCCACGTCACTCAGCTGCACCGCGTGACGCGCAGCGCGTCGCCCGACCGGCCCTAG
- a CDS encoding mechanosensitive ion channel domain-containing protein, giving the protein MTSVVDASWFYWALGVAIGLPIALVLLTEVRAALTRRGSALAKPVGLVRNYILPLGALLMLLVKATEVSAEATPVRIVSTVLGFVVLVLVLSGLNATLFQGAPEGSWRKRIPSIFLDVARFLVIAIGLAIIFSYIWGANVGGLFTALGITSIVLGLTLQNSVGQIISGLLLLFEQPFQIGDWVDTPSARGRVVEVNWRATHIDTGSGLQIIPNSVLAGASFANLSRPPGEHSISVITEFDQNDPPDDVCRLLVRVAGGLPQLRTGASPSSSVAGAGQYKTSIPVQSPADGGAARATFLRWVWYAARRAELNLDGVSDDFATPERLEKSLRVIAPTLRLSHTDQQELLPHARITRYGAEESLQVRGQVPTHMSFIVNGRVRLVATTEDGGLVPVRIVDEGDFIGSTALTREPVASSAFAVDEVTVLQVEREHMEQLVLGKPLLLQEIGRTIEERQQEVQRALAAAAE; this is encoded by the coding sequence GTGACCAGCGTGGTGGATGCCTCCTGGTTCTACTGGGCCCTGGGTGTGGCGATCGGCCTGCCGATCGCGTTGGTACTGCTCACCGAGGTGCGAGCGGCGCTCACCCGCCGCGGCAGCGCGCTGGCCAAGCCGGTCGGGTTGGTGCGCAACTACATCCTGCCGCTCGGCGCGCTGCTGATGCTCCTGGTGAAGGCGACCGAGGTGTCGGCCGAAGCCACCCCGGTCCGCATCGTGTCCACGGTGCTGGGCTTCGTGGTGCTCGTACTGGTGCTGTCCGGGCTCAACGCCACGCTGTTCCAGGGTGCGCCGGAAGGGTCTTGGCGCAAGCGGATTCCGTCGATATTCCTCGACGTGGCGCGGTTCCTGGTCATCGCGATCGGGCTCGCGATCATCTTCTCCTACATCTGGGGCGCCAACGTCGGCGGACTCTTCACCGCGCTCGGTATCACGTCGATCGTTCTCGGCTTGACGCTGCAGAACTCCGTTGGCCAGATCATCTCGGGGCTGCTGCTGCTCTTCGAGCAGCCGTTCCAGATCGGCGACTGGGTCGACACACCGTCGGCGCGTGGTCGCGTGGTGGAGGTCAACTGGCGCGCCACCCACATCGACACCGGCAGCGGCCTGCAGATCATTCCGAACTCCGTGCTGGCTGGCGCATCGTTCGCCAACTTGAGCAGGCCGCCGGGCGAGCACTCGATCTCGGTGATCACCGAGTTCGATCAGAACGATCCCCCCGACGACGTGTGCCGACTACTGGTCCGGGTGGCGGGCGGGCTGCCTCAACTGCGCACCGGGGCGTCACCGTCCAGTTCGGTGGCCGGCGCCGGCCAGTACAAGACGTCGATTCCGGTGCAGTCCCCCGCCGACGGCGGCGCGGCCCGGGCGACGTTCCTGCGGTGGGTCTGGTACGCGGCACGCCGCGCAGAACTGAATCTGGACGGCGTATCCGACGACTTCGCGACGCCGGAGCGGTTGGAGAAGTCACTACGGGTGATCGCTCCGACCCTGCGGCTGAGCCACACCGATCAGCAGGAGCTGCTGCCCCACGCGCGTATCACCCGGTACGGCGCCGAGGAGAGTCTTCAGGTTCGCGGTCAGGTGCCGACCCATATGTCCTTCATCGTCAACGGCCGCGTGCGGCTGGTCGCCACGACCGAGGACGGCGGGCTCGTCCCGGTGCGCATCGTCGACGAGGGCGATTTCATCGGGTCGACCGCGTTGACCCGCGAGCCCGTGGCGTCGTCTGCGTTCGCCGTCGACGAGGTCACGGTGCTTCAGGTCGAGCGCGAGCACATGGAGCAACTGGTGCTGGGCAAACCGCTCCTGCTGCAAGAGATCGGCCGCACCATCGAGGAACGCCAGCAAGAGGTGCAGCGCGCGCTGGCGGCCGCGGCGGAGTGA